A window of the Hevea brasiliensis isolate MT/VB/25A 57/8 chromosome 6, ASM3005281v1, whole genome shotgun sequence genome harbors these coding sequences:
- the LOC110641025 gene encoding protein CURLY FLAG LEAF 1, with product MELTELSLAPSQLNNSSSESENNFASSSSSSRKRKFFSDHHLLRSAVPPFQTSIVDLHVKDPLPPDWEQCLDLESGKMYYLNRKTLRKSWNWPNVDQKLDLELNISPLSDCPDHHQQCRRSNYINSSSLEEYSKKLQASSSCSNNNMVALACLNCHLLVILSRSSPSCPNCKYVHSLPTPQTPQPKISPTKSLNTLSLLN from the exons ATGGAATTGACAGAGCTTTCCTTGGCTCCATCACAGTTGAATAACTCATCTTCAGAATCTGAAAATAACTTTGCCAGTTCCAGCAGTAGCAGCAGGAAGAGGAAGTTCTTCTCAGATCATCACCTGCTCAGGAGCGCTGTACCACCATTCCAGACAAGTATTGTTGATCTTCATGTTAAGGACCCTCTCCCTCCGGATTGGGAGCAATGCCTTGATCTTGAG TCAGGCAAAATGTATTATCTGAACAGGAAGACCTTAAGAAAGAGTTGGAACTGGCCCAACGTGGATCAAAAGCTTGACCTTGAACTCAACATTTCACCACTCTCTGATTGTCCTGATCATCATCAGCAATGCAGAAGATCTAATTATATTAATAGTTCGTCACTTGAAGAATACTCGAAGAAGCTCCAAGCCTCTTCAAGCTGCAGCAACAATAATATGGTAGCATTGGCTTGCTTGAATTGTCATCTTCTTGTCATACTCTCAAGATCCTCTCCTTCTTGCCCCAACTGCAAGTATGTCCATTCCCTTCCTACCCCTCAAACTCCACAGCCCAAAATCTCTCCTACGAAGTCCCTCAACACCTTGAGCCTCTTGAACTAG